A window of Candidatus Alcyoniella australis genomic DNA:
ACCGAGATCAGCAGCTCGAACATTCGCCGTTCGATCTCGCTGACGAACCCATAGAGATCAAAAGCGTCCTCGCGCACAACAGTGTGCACCAACAATCCGACTTGTTCGCCGACCTCACCCAGGGCGCTAAAGCTGGAAAACGGCAGGTAGAGCCGATAGCCCAGGCCATTGACGTCCAGGATCACGTAGTCCGGTGATTTATAGGTGAGCTTGCCGCGGATTGTCCTGATCATTTGGCGCGATTCTACACGCGGTCCGCGGCGTCCGCAACTCGCAAGATCAGCGTCCCAACGACTTTAACTTGCGGCTGTTGATATGGCAGATCGCAACCGCCAGGGCATCGGCCGCATCCTCGGCAGGTTCGCCGGGCAACGACAGAAGCGAGGTGACCATCCTGGCCACCTGCCGCTTTTCGGCCCGCCCATAACCCACCAGCGCCTTTTTAACCTCGGCCGGCGTGTACTCGAAAACCTCGAGACCGGCCTGGGCCGCAGCCAGTACGGCTACGCCGCGCGCCTCGCCGAGCTTAAATGCACTCTGTACGTTCTTGGAATAGAAAATCCGCTCGCAGGCCGCTTCGTCGGGCGCGTGGAGCGCGATTACCTGCACCAGTCCGCCGTGGATCGTGTCCAGCCGCTGTGCAAAGCTGCTGCCTGGAGTGGTCTGGATCAGACCGTTGTCAATATGACGCAGCCGCGATCCCTGTTCCTCGACTATTCCCCAGCCGGTCACCAGAGAGCCGGGGTCGATTCCTAAAAAGATCATCGTAGAAGATCTCGACTTGAAATGTTATCGGGGTCTGTTGATCGAGGTAAACCGAACCGCAACAGGCCGGGCATCCGGGCTAGCCCAAGGCCTCCATCTCCTCATCGGAGATGTCGAAGTTGGCCCAGACGTTCTGGATGTCGTCGCAATCCTCGAGCATGTCCATCATCCGCAGCATTTGTCCGGCCTGTTTGCCGGTGAGCTTGACCGTGGACTGTGGGATCGACGTCACCTCGGCGCTCGCCGGCTCAAGTCCGGCTTCGACCAGCGCCTGGCGCACGGACTGCATTGCGCTGGGCTCGGTAAGCACTTCGAGCACGTCTTCGTCTTCCGAGATATCATCGGCACCGGCCTCCAGCGCCACCTCCATCAGGCTGTCCTCGTCAACCGAACCGCGGTCGAACTGGATCAGACCGCGCTTTTCGAACAGCCAGCTCACGCAGCCGTTTTCGCCGAGGTTGCCGTTGTTCTTGGTAAGAATATGCCTGATGTCAGCCAGCGCGCGATTGCGATTGTCGGTAAGCACATCGAGCATGATCGCCACGCCGCCCGGTCCATATCCCTCGTAGACGATCTCCTCGTAGCTGACGCCTTCGAGATCACCGGTGCCCTTCTTAATCCCGCGATCGATGTTATCGTTGGGCATGTTCGAGGCCTTGGCCTTATCGATCGCAGTGCGCAGCCGCGGGTTGCCCTCCGGATCGCCGCCGCCCTCGCGCGCGGCAATCGTTATCTCACGTATAAATTTGGTGAACAGCTTGCCGCGCTTGGCGTCCGCTGCTCCCTTCTTGCGTTTAATCGTGCTCCACTTGGAATGGCCGGACATCGAAAACGCTCCTATTTACCTCGGATGCAAGAAGGTAGGTCTCGTTGACATTGCGCGAACTGTATAGCATACTTACGATTAATTTGCCAAGCCTTTTTGTACACAAATCGGGCAGATACGGCGGTTCTACCCTGGTTCGCAACCCACTGCCGTAAGGTCGCCTATGAGGCTGCGTCTCAAACTTCACTTGGTTCTGATCGCGATCTCGACAGTGCCGATCGTGGGGCTGACGCTTATCATCCTGTTCTCGCTCAACAGCCTGCAGGATCGCCTGGTATCGGAAAACACCAGCTTGATTCGGGTCAACCTGGAACGGGAGATTCAATATAAGTCCGAGGATATTGCGCGCCAGCTCGAACTCTATATCGACTCCGTTCCCGAGGCATCCCTCTCGCAACTTCAACAGGATCCGCGTTTCAGAAGCCTGGCGATCCAAAGCGTAGGCGCGACCGGATATACCGCTGTGCATACGAATGATGGTTACAGCCGCTTCCATCCCAACCGAGGGATTGAAGATACACAAATGCTCGGCGCCGGCGACTATAGCCAGGATTTTCTCGATCTGTTCCGCCGATCGTTGGAGGGCAAGCCGGTCGGCGGGTACTACATGTGGCGCGAGGGCTCCCGGGAGCGCGAGAAATATATGGCCTGCACGCCGGTGACCGGGAC
This region includes:
- the ruvC gene encoding crossover junction endodeoxyribonuclease RuvC, which codes for MIFLGIDPGSLVTGWGIVEEQGSRLRHIDNGLIQTTPGSSFAQRLDTIHGGLVQVIALHAPDEAACERIFYSKNVQSAFKLGEARGVAVLAAAQAGLEVFEYTPAEVKKALVGYGRAEKRQVARMVTSLLSLPGEPAEDAADALAVAICHINSRKLKSLGR
- a CDS encoding YebC/PmpR family DNA-binding transcriptional regulator, yielding MSGHSKWSTIKRKKGAADAKRGKLFTKFIREITIAAREGGGDPEGNPRLRTAIDKAKASNMPNDNIDRGIKKGTGDLEGVSYEEIVYEGYGPGGVAIMLDVLTDNRNRALADIRHILTKNNGNLGENGCVSWLFEKRGLIQFDRGSVDEDSLMEVALEAGADDISEDEDVLEVLTEPSAMQSVRQALVEAGLEPASAEVTSIPQSTVKLTGKQAGQMLRMMDMLEDCDDIQNVWANFDISDEEMEALG
- a CDS encoding OB-fold domain-containing protein — encoded protein: MIRTIRGKLTYKSPDYVILDVNGLGYRLYLPFSSFSALGEVGEQVGLLVHTVVREDAFDLYGFVSEIERRMFELLISV